A genomic window from Cyprinus carpio isolate SPL01 chromosome B9, ASM1834038v1, whole genome shotgun sequence includes:
- the LOC109096840 gene encoding fer3-like protein, which yields MEDLFLDFDAQDAATDFAFWGQMDPNFQFQSQLDTLLFDCSAMTGQLSPWPSFGCQSVFPEAQLTFTDLDSQSPQLEVGAEVDSSLVDEPHEIGKRRQQQRRLTVHHPYKVQRHAANIRERKRMLSINSAFEELRCHVPTFPYEKRLSKIDTLRLAIAYIALLREILMSGCDPKSYVDECMKNGYKNQTNAIWNTSDLTARLSWIKWD from the coding sequence ATGGAAGACTTATTTTTGGATTTCGATGCTCAAGATGCTGCCACAGACTTTGCATTCTGGGGTCAAATGGACCCGAACTTCCAGTTCCAGTCTCAGCTGGACACGCTGCTGTTTGACTGCAGCGCAATGACAGGTCAGCTGTCGCCCTGGCCCTCTTTCGGGTGTCAGTCCGTGTTCCCCGAGGCTCAGCTGACCTTCACGGACTTAGACTCGCAGTCTCCGCAGCTGGAGGTCGGTGCTGAAGTGGACAGCTCCTTAGTGGACGAGCCCCATGAGATCGGCAAGCGAAGACAGCAGCAGCGGCGTTTGACGGTCCATCACCCGTACAAGGTGCAGCGCCACGCCGCCAACATCCGGGAGAGGAAGAGGATGCTCAGCATCAACTCCGCGTTTGAGGAGCTGCGCTGCCACGTGCCCACCTTCCCCTACGAGAAAAGACTCTCCAAAATAGACACATTAAGACTGGCCATCGCTTACATCGCACTGCTTAGGGAAATCCTCATGTCAGGCTGTGACCCCAAGTCATATGTCGATGAATGCATGAAGAACGGCTATAAGAATCAGACCAATGCTATCTGGAACACGAGCG